ACCAGAGTGAATGTTGACATAAAAGAACTTGATTATGTGGCATCCGATTCAAGTATCACCAAAGTGGCGCTCACCGATTCCGTCTATAATTTAAAATCGCTCATGAATGGAAATAGCGTCTTGTTATCGCAGATCACTTTATCCAAAAGTGTCACGATCAAACAAATCCATGTAGTTTTTGGAGGCGACAACTACGGTACATTGAAAAACGGAACGATAGTACCACTAACAATTTCAGGCGGGATACAATCGGGGGTTACCATCAATGTGGATGAAACTGCCCCTTCAACATTAAGCAGTTATTCTGTCATTATTGATTTTAATGTAGGGAAATCTATCTTTTCCACAGGGAATAATACCTATACGTTAAACCCGACATTGCGATCGTATATAGCCGATGTTACCTCCTATATCAAAGGGAATATAACTCCGGCCAAATTACTAACAAAAGTATTTGTCGTAACCGGCAGTGACACGCTATGGACCGTGGCAGATACTACAAATAAAAATTATTTCCGGATTTCCGGTCTGATACCCGGCACCTATACCGTACAGTTTATGCCCACAGATACGACGGTAGTTACCAACACAGCTTCCGCAACTGTACAGTCCGGTAGCAATGTCAGTCTGGATACGATCAGAATAACACAGTAGGAAAGAAGATCTGAAAAGCAAAAGTTACAGGAACATCTAACCCATCCCCCTGCAGGTGCTTCCCTTCAAAACAAGGGAAGAAGTAATCTGTCAAACAAGCTAAGGCTACCATGGTTGCCAAAACATGATGTTCAAGTGCTGTCCCCTTTGGTTAAAGGGGACGAGCGAAGCGGGCGGGGTTGGAAATCAAATAACTGAATAACAGAGTAACAGAATGACTGATAAAAAAGCACGAAATTAAAGAAGAAACAGGAAGTTAGAGTCTGCAATCCTCCACGGAATTATCGGGCTTCAGATTTTCCTCTGAGTACCCAATCATAACCATTCATGTCACCATTTGATTATTATCAACATAAAATAGCGTTGCTTGAAAGGGAACTTACTGCATTAAAACGGAAAAGCAAGCAATTCTCATGGATGCGGCTGCTGTCTTTTCTAGCTTTTGCCGGATTCCTGATCCTCTTTTTTTCAACAGGAAGATATTCTCTCTTTCTTGTTTTATCGCTCTTATCGTTAGCCCCTTTCACGATGCTTGTCAACAGGCATGCCAAACTCGAGGCTGAAATAAGAATCGTCATTTTTAAGCTCCAAATCCTGAAGGAAGAGCTACTTTTTCTCGACCACGATTACATTCATCGCGATACGGGACAATCCTATACTCCCATCAATTCATTT
The sequence above is drawn from the Microbacter margulisiae genome and encodes:
- a CDS encoding DUF4382 domain-containing protein: MNSWKILLITLGFISLVSCGTNTPAPSATTQNVFFLLADDPATQDFQLNFTRVNVDIKELDYVASDSSITKVALTDSVYNLKSLMNGNSVLLSQITLSKSVTIKQIHVVFGGDNYGTLKNGTIVPLTISGGIQSGVTINVDETAPSTLSSYSVIIDFNVGKSIFSTGNNTYTLNPTLRSYIADVTSYIKGNITPAKLLTKVFVVTGSDTLWTVADTTNKNYFRISGLIPGTYTVQFMPTDTTVVTNTASATVQSGSNVSLDTIRITQ